In Spiroplasma sp. SV19, one DNA window encodes the following:
- a CDS encoding chromosome segregation protein SMC, which translates to MLFLKKLEAFGFKSFADPLTVNFDHEMIGIVGPNGSGKSNISDAIRWCLGEQSIKSLRGNNSEDVIFNGSETKSALNMAEVKLTFDNTKRIFALDYDEIEIVRRVFRGTGENEYFINKQRVRLKDIQDFAMDSGLTKSSLAIISQGNINAFAEAKPLDRRALFEEAAGVAKYKRRKLESLKKLERSNENLARLKDILNEIERKLPSLKRQSEKALKYTTLKDKLNEIELAVLVKDITFFNDKLLELREQQKTVTSTKQDADRELKNKEIEYNELNKENFNLDTKISVLSKEFQSLVSEISDLKVHKIELDNKEVALKMSNNDITITNMLSDYNELIINLQNEQEKLETLEKQQLEYRTQRNTFNTTQAKLNEDLGAINKTIVRLESDLERAQHKFENQDNLHEGVKNIINNKNVLPGIIGLVQEVINVDDKYEQAIVTALTGRLQDILVKNVDSAKRAILYLKQNRAGRATFIPLDVISPRYLSSDEEFVIKSVPGYLGLGNNLVKTSKEYRIAIDYLLSRYIICNDFDSAQEVGKLTKYRYNIVTLDGEVIRPQGAVSGGTRRAKMTIANPEKEINEINGQLVLKANEQQEITKQLSIIRHQLDEVNEIIAENQASIGAAKRQIEIINHDQLKLQSEYHLLTAKNIDETKLEENQEVLNIVDKIKQKEFLKTKLEQQLNVARSLKDKQSLNINDLNNYISEKRYYISALQEQISKINTDLSIINVKIQQNLTRLTEEYQMTYDHAKTLELKVIDNEDFIRDEIKQLRSDLAQIGSVNLEAIDEYKEEYERFQFMNNEYNDLHDSVKNLLKSIDEMDVIMEEQFDNTIKAVNKNLPSTFEVLFGGGSAKIIYTEPENLLETGVDIKVSPPGKNITNLNLLSGGEKSLVALSVLFAILKVRPIPLVILDEAEAPLDPANVERFAKYIRTFVETTQFIVVTHRVGTMENCDVLYGATMQQKGVTKIVGIKLQQAEEMIKEFENKKA; encoded by the coding sequence GTGCTATTTTTGAAAAAACTGGAGGCTTTTGGATTTAAGTCATTTGCTGACCCATTAACTGTTAATTTTGACCATGAAATGATTGGAATTGTTGGTCCTAATGGGAGTGGAAAATCAAATATTAGTGATGCAATTCGTTGATGCCTAGGTGAACAATCAATTAAATCACTTCGTGGAAATAATAGTGAGGATGTTATTTTCAATGGTTCTGAGACAAAATCAGCTTTAAATATGGCAGAAGTTAAATTGACTTTTGATAATACAAAACGTATTTTTGCGTTGGATTATGATGAAATTGAAATTGTTCGTCGTGTTTTTCGTGGAACAGGAGAAAATGAATATTTTATTAATAAACAACGTGTTCGTTTAAAAGATATTCAAGATTTTGCGATGGATAGTGGCTTAACTAAATCGTCGTTAGCTATTATTTCGCAAGGAAACATTAATGCTTTTGCAGAAGCAAAACCTTTGGATCGTCGTGCTTTATTTGAAGAAGCGGCCGGAGTTGCAAAATATAAGCGTCGTAAATTAGAATCATTAAAAAAATTAGAACGTTCAAATGAAAATTTAGCTCGTTTAAAAGATATTTTAAATGAAATTGAACGAAAATTACCAAGTCTAAAACGACAAAGTGAAAAAGCTTTAAAATATACTACTTTAAAAGACAAATTAAATGAAATTGAATTAGCAGTTTTAGTTAAAGATATTACTTTTTTTAATGATAAATTACTTGAATTACGTGAGCAACAAAAAACAGTTACAAGTACTAAACAAGACGCTGATCGTGAATTAAAGAATAAAGAAATTGAATATAATGAATTAAATAAAGAAAATTTTAATTTAGATACAAAAATCAGTGTTTTAAGTAAAGAGTTTCAAAGTTTAGTTTCAGAAATTAGTGATTTGAAAGTGCATAAAATTGAATTAGATAATAAAGAAGTTGCTTTAAAAATGTCAAATAATGATATTACGATTACTAATATGCTTAGTGATTATAATGAATTAATTATTAATCTTCAAAATGAGCAAGAAAAACTAGAGACTTTGGAGAAACAACAACTGGAATATCGAACTCAACGTAATACTTTTAATACAACCCAAGCGAAATTAAATGAAGATTTGGGGGCAATTAATAAAACAATTGTTCGTTTAGAAAGTGACTTAGAACGAGCACAACATAAGTTTGAAAATCAGGATAACTTACATGAAGGAGTTAAAAACATTATTAATAATAAGAACGTCTTGCCAGGAATTATTGGGTTAGTACAAGAAGTAATTAATGTTGATGATAAATATGAACAAGCAATTGTGACAGCTTTAACAGGACGGTTACAAGATATTTTAGTTAAAAATGTTGATAGTGCAAAACGAGCAATTTTATATTTAAAACAAAACCGAGCTGGGCGAGCAACTTTTATTCCATTAGATGTTATTTCACCGCGTTATTTGAGCAGTGATGAAGAATTCGTCATTAAGTCAGTACCCGGATATTTGGGATTGGGAAATAATTTAGTTAAAACAAGCAAAGAATATCGCATTGCAATTGACTATTTATTAAGTCGATATATTATTTGCAATGATTTTGATAGTGCACAAGAAGTTGGAAAATTAACAAAATATCGTTATAATATTGTTACTTTAGATGGCGAAGTAATTCGCCCACAGGGTGCTGTATCGGGTGGAACACGGCGTGCTAAAATGACAATTGCAAATCCAGAAAAAGAAATTAATGAAATTAATGGGCAATTGGTTCTTAAGGCTAATGAACAGCAAGAAATTACAAAACAATTAAGTATAATTCGTCATCAATTGGATGAAGTTAATGAAATTATTGCTGAAAACCAGGCTTCAATTGGAGCAGCAAAACGTCAAATTGAAATTATTAACCATGATCAGTTGAAATTGCAAAGTGAATATCATCTTTTAACAGCAAAAAATATTGACGAAACAAAATTAGAAGAGAATCAAGAGGTTTTAAATATTGTTGATAAAATTAAACAAAAAGAGTTTTTAAAAACAAAATTAGAGCAACAATTAAATGTTGCTCGCAGTTTAAAAGATAAACAATCACTTAACATTAATGACCTAAATAATTATATTTCTGAAAAACGTTATTATATTTCAGCCTTACAAGAACAAATTAGTAAAATCAATACTGATTTATCAATTATTAATGTTAAAATTCAACAAAATTTGACACGATTAACTGAAGAGTATCAAATGACATATGATCATGCTAAAACATTGGAGTTAAAAGTAATTGATAATGAAGATTTTATTCGTGATGAAATTAAGCAATTACGAAGTGATTTGGCCCAAATTGGTAGTGTTAATTTAGAAGCAATTGATGAATATAAAGAAGAGTACGAACGCTTCCAGTTTATGAATAATGAGTATAATGATTTACATGATTCTGTTAAAAATTTATTAAAATCAATTGATGAGATGGATGTTATTATGGAAGAACAATTTGATAACACGATTAAGGCAGTTAATAAAAATTTACCATCAACCTTTGAAGTTTTGTTTGGGGGTGGTTCGGCAAAAATTATTTATACTGAACCAGAAAATTTATTAGAAACTGGTGTTGATATTAAAGTATCACCACCTGGGAAAAATATTACTAATTTGAATTTGTTATCTGGTGGTGAAAAATCATTAGTTGCGTTATCAGTTTTATTTGCAATTTTAAAAGTTCGTCCAATTCCGTTAGTTATTTTAGATGAAGCAGAAGCACCATTAGATCCAGCAAATGTTGAACGTTTTGCTAAATACATTCGTACATTTGTTGAAACAACACAGTTTATTGTTGTTACTCATCGCGTGGGAACAATGGAAAATTGTGATGTTCTATATGGTGCCACAATGCAACAAAAAGGGGTAACTAAGATTGTAGGAATTAAATTACAACAAGCAGAAGAAATGATTAAAGAGTTTGAAAATAAAAAAGCATAA
- a CDS encoding serine protease — MKKTLVLFTSLAMASTSAISTIVINNKNSNVEVTNGVDVTNGEFPWYGLISNKGAPITTTGSGGGVLIAPNWVLTAAHVASDFQFAQLTMQITFGVYDKITPYQPETVYANKYFVYGGTHYDMIKDIALVKLDHPITDIAPIQIANKTQIPQAGENTIVTGFGISGVDSQGQPVWPTHMKKALMPIQDPAIAKDPKYQVSNFDQNYDFLGGTITGKRISSALGDSGGPVIQKIDNHWVTEGIVSHGVYDWTTPLPTVFTAVGAFNDWIQNIIKNN; from the coding sequence ATGAAAAAAACACTGGTTCTTTTTACTAGTCTAGCAATGGCTAGTACAAGTGCAATTAGCACAATTGTTATTAATAATAAAAATAGTAATGTTGAAGTTACAAATGGTGTTGATGTTACCAATGGTGAATTTCCATGATATGGTCTAATAAGTAACAAAGGTGCCCCAATTACCACCACCGGTTCTGGTGGCGGAGTATTAATTGCACCAAATTGGGTTTTAACAGCAGCACATGTTGCCAGTGATTTCCAATTTGCTCAATTAACAATGCAAATTACTTTTGGTGTTTATGACAAAATAACACCTTATCAACCAGAAACAGTATATGCTAACAAATATTTTGTCTATGGTGGTACTCATTATGATATGATAAAAGATATTGCCTTAGTTAAATTAGATCATCCCATCACAGATATTGCGCCAATTCAAATTGCTAATAAAACACAAATCCCCCAAGCAGGAGAAAACACAATTGTAACTGGTTTTGGTATTAGTGGTGTTGATTCCCAGGGGCAACCAGTTTGGCCAACTCACATGAAAAAGGCGTTGATGCCAATTCAAGACCCAGCAATTGCCAAAGATCCAAAATATCAAGTTTCTAATTTTGATCAAAACTATGATTTCCTAGGTGGAACAATTACTGGTAAAAGAATAAGCTCCGCTCTTGGTGATAGTGGTGGTCCTGTCATTCAAAAAATTGATAACCACTGAGTAACAGAAGGAATTGTTAGTCATGGTGTTTATGATTGAACAACACCATTACCAACTGTTTTTACTGCTGTTGGTGCTTTTAATGATTGAATCCAAAATATTATCAAAAATAATTAA
- a CDS encoding solute carrier family 23 protein: MEREQVPSIDNNIKLLLAPHERPKSILQWSILSLQHVFAMFGSTVLVPLIINQTAGVEVMNISMALFCSGVGTLIYIAITAAKVPMYLGSSFAYMGAMGVCYPLYGNAIFIAVMMVGVIYITFGILVYFIGNKFLERLLPAVIVGPLIIIIGMSVAPSAINNAGFNPAAWKESYSHWIGIGIAVFTFLVTAIIALKCKGFAKVVPVIIGVVMGYLLCVILHFAIGTQYHILDTSKIVDPSQWQWYPSFKKIWDLKASNIGPAILAISPLAIIAIAEHIGDHISMGQMTGKNFVKDPGMHRTLVADGVSIIFDGLIGGPANTTYGENASVVGMTRIASVWVTGLAALFAIVLSFIAPVNQLVQMLPGPVMGGISMIMFGLIATNGIRVLINNRIDYTNMKNVFVTAIMLVLGLGGAIFNFNIGSGNLQFTGVALAAFVGIFLNLLLPDHQNNGFLWWEKIKLIMKKKKEHSITKNDKTKQKQKVKQKQKTDKKND; encoded by the coding sequence ATGGAAAGAGAACAAGTTCCAAGCATTGATAATAATATTAAATTATTATTAGCACCTCATGAACGACCAAAAAGTATTTTGCAATGGTCAATTTTATCCTTACAACATGTTTTCGCAATGTTTGGTTCAACGGTGTTAGTGCCATTAATTATTAATCAAACAGCGGGTGTTGAAGTTATGAATATTTCAATGGCTTTATTTTGTTCAGGGGTTGGAACCTTAATTTACATTGCCATTACTGCAGCAAAAGTTCCAATGTATTTAGGAAGTTCGTTTGCCTATATGGGAGCAATGGGGGTTTGTTATCCCCTTTATGGAAATGCAATTTTTATTGCTGTTATGATGGTCGGAGTTATTTACATTACGTTTGGGATTTTAGTATATTTTATTGGCAATAAATTTTTAGAACGTTTATTACCAGCAGTTATTGTTGGACCATTAATTATTATTATTGGAATGTCAGTTGCTCCGAGTGCCATTAATAATGCCGGATTTAATCCAGCAGCTTGAAAAGAAAGTTATTCACACTGAATTGGCATTGGGATTGCAGTTTTCACGTTTTTAGTAACAGCAATTATTGCTTTAAAATGTAAGGGGTTTGCAAAAGTGGTACCAGTTATTATTGGTGTTGTTATGGGTTATTTACTGTGTGTTATTTTGCATTTTGCAATTGGAACTCAATATCATATTTTAGACACATCAAAAATTGTTGATCCAAGCCAATGACAATGGTATCCATCTTTTAAAAAAATTTGAGATTTAAAAGCAAGTAACATTGGACCCGCAATTTTAGCAATTAGTCCCTTAGCAATTATTGCAATTGCTGAACATATTGGTGATCATATTAGTATGGGGCAAATGACAGGTAAGAATTTTGTTAAAGACCCTGGAATGCATCGAACATTAGTTGCGGATGGAGTTTCAATTATTTTTGATGGACTAATAGGTGGGCCAGCAAACACAACTTATGGTGAAAATGCATCAGTTGTTGGAATGACCAGAATTGCTTCAGTGTGAGTAACTGGTTTAGCAGCACTGTTTGCGATAGTATTATCTTTTATTGCCCCTGTTAACCAGTTGGTACAAATGTTACCAGGGCCAGTAATGGGCGGTATTAGTATGATTATGTTTGGGTTAATTGCTACTAATGGAATTCGGGTTTTAATTAATAATCGGATTGATTATACAAATATGAAAAATGTTTTTGTTACCGCAATTATGCTAGTTTTGGGATTAGGTGGTGCCATTTTTAACTTTAATATCGGTAGTGGTAATTTACAATTTACGGGTGTTGCCTTAGCAGCTTTTGTTGGCATTTTCTTAAATTTACTTTTACCTGATCACCAAAATAATGGGTTCTTATGATGAGAAAAAATAAAGTTAATTATGAAGAAGAAAAAAGAACATTCAATAACAAAAAATGACAAAACAAAGCAAAAACAAAAGGTAAAGCAAAAGCAAAAAACTGATAAGAAAAATGACTAA